The Sporosarcina luteola genome contains a region encoding:
- a CDS encoding ABC transporter permease, with product MISIRNILFFTNENLKQLKKKRATLLLLFLFPVFLIGLLVGLAAGLLIPAENSPIRVALIDEDQTKESKLISSLLTEMASGKNYIEIFPASREEAEQLISKNEISTFFSLPKNFTADLYEGESVTIPMVGNPSRPIDSFIAKQLVDSLARYIAAAQANILVINDYAKETPMPREERMEMMFEQFVDFTLFTLGKDKLLDEEVLKNSATSSPMNYFMLSGWFIVFSVWLLSFYIALVDVESKSMATRMKLFGVSVGQRVAGRLIVSLFVSSLLAGFTFFILINLLQIEFYAVDMMRFGLFGLLYAFILLSGIALIGIWIPGKKIVLFLQCIFVFSAVLVSGALIPTLYFPQSFQNLLSYLFSPIALRWMMDLVLEGRNYANYTALVIYSFSASLVLWISFSLKERWRQ from the coding sequence TTGATATCGATACGAAATATATTATTTTTCACGAATGAAAACTTGAAACAGCTGAAGAAGAAGCGGGCGACCCTTCTTCTTCTTTTTCTATTTCCAGTTTTTTTGATCGGATTGTTGGTTGGACTCGCTGCAGGTTTACTCATTCCCGCCGAAAACTCTCCGATTCGCGTTGCATTGATTGATGAGGATCAAACGAAGGAATCGAAGCTGATCAGCTCGTTGTTGACGGAGATGGCAAGCGGGAAAAATTACATAGAAATTTTTCCAGCGTCAAGAGAGGAAGCAGAGCAATTAATTAGCAAAAATGAAATTAGCACTTTTTTTTCATTGCCGAAAAATTTCACTGCCGATCTGTACGAGGGTGAATCGGTGACAATTCCTATGGTAGGAAACCCATCCAGACCAATCGACAGCTTCATTGCGAAACAGCTAGTCGATAGTTTGGCCAGATACATTGCTGCCGCACAAGCGAATATCTTGGTGATTAATGACTATGCAAAGGAGACTCCGATGCCTCGCGAAGAGCGGATGGAGATGATGTTTGAGCAATTCGTCGATTTCACTCTCTTTACATTAGGCAAGGATAAACTGTTGGATGAAGAAGTATTGAAGAACTCGGCAACATCGTCGCCAATGAATTATTTTATGTTATCGGGTTGGTTCATCGTCTTTTCTGTCTGGCTGTTATCATTTTACATCGCGCTGGTTGATGTTGAGTCGAAGTCGATGGCCACAAGAATGAAACTATTCGGCGTCAGCGTTGGCCAGCGGGTGGCAGGGAGGCTGATCGTCTCCTTATTCGTTAGTTCACTGCTCGCTGGATTCACTTTTTTCATATTGATTAATTTGCTGCAAATTGAATTCTACGCGGTGGACATGATGCGATTCGGGTTATTTGGATTGTTGTATGCATTCATTTTGCTAAGTGGCATTGCACTGATCGGCATATGGATACCAGGAAAGAAGATTGTGCTGTTTTTGCAATGCATCTTCGTTTTTAGCGCTGTTCTAGTAAGCGGTGCATTGATTCCGACATTGTATTTTCCACAGTCGTTCCAAAATCTTCTCTCCTATTTATTTTCACCGATTGCCCTTCGGTGGATGATGGATCTAGTGCTGGAAGGCCGGAATTATGCAAATTACACAGCCTTGGTTATCTATTCGTTTAGTGCATCTCTAGTCTTATGGATATCGTTCAGCTTGAAAGAGAGGTGGAGGCAATGA
- a CDS encoding ABC transporter permease — protein sequence MNRLPAQFFRLKKEWKGVGFWMLMPILLTVFVMNTFGALQEEAKVPIALIVEDSSPLAKQLAHEIEKNDMLSVHYMELDDALHKLKQHELDSAFVIREGYGESVLANKRNRLIEAYSSNRSFAYPAISETVMSLAQQDISRSKAATVIKQMLLDYGMEDKWDYDEVIRRSEEKQRNEGLLRTNFSYGKQAGQAEEKPLELLNSRAVWAFFTIISAFFLFDWMIKESRPSMQVRWLYTSKSFKSHAVRMLGLYSLLTLLSDGLTLLVFQFVLQEQVTLSLILPMLAFRMTLNLLAFLLAIVYQQLFMYYLTGIAAALLLTVTGGAVVPLDAFSRRWQWVEIISPVRSLMTTTIPVVWLMLLLLMLVAWMVKGGKRIA from the coding sequence ATGAATCGGTTGCCTGCTCAATTTTTCAGATTGAAAAAGGAATGGAAAGGTGTCGGCTTCTGGATGCTCATGCCGATCCTGTTGACGGTTTTCGTAATGAACACATTCGGTGCTTTGCAGGAAGAAGCGAAGGTGCCGATTGCGCTTATTGTTGAAGATTCATCTCCATTGGCAAAGCAATTGGCACATGAAATTGAGAAAAATGACATGTTATCTGTCCATTATATGGAGCTTGACGATGCGCTACATAAGTTGAAGCAGCATGAACTCGACAGTGCTTTCGTCATTCGGGAAGGGTACGGCGAATCCGTGCTGGCGAATAAGAGGAACAGGTTAATTGAAGCGTATTCCTCCAATCGCTCCTTCGCATATCCGGCAATTTCCGAAACTGTCATGTCACTTGCTCAGCAGGATATTTCGAGGTCGAAAGCGGCAACAGTCATCAAACAGATGTTGCTTGACTATGGCATGGAAGATAAATGGGATTATGATGAGGTTATCCGAAGAAGCGAAGAGAAGCAACGGAATGAAGGCCTACTTCGAACGAACTTTTCATACGGCAAGCAAGCAGGACAGGCCGAGGAAAAGCCGCTGGAACTATTGAATAGCAGGGCGGTTTGGGCGTTTTTCACAATCATCTCCGCCTTTTTCCTGTTCGATTGGATGATCAAGGAAAGCCGACCTTCTATGCAAGTGAGATGGCTGTATACATCTAAGTCGTTTAAAAGCCATGCTGTGCGGATGTTAGGCTTGTATTCATTATTGACGTTATTGTCGGATGGTCTCACTTTACTAGTGTTCCAATTTGTTTTACAGGAGCAGGTTACGTTGTCTTTGATCCTCCCGATGCTCGCATTCAGGATGACACTGAATCTCCTCGCATTTTTGCTGGCGATTGTGTATCAGCAATTGTTCATGTATTACCTGACGGGGATTGCCGCGGCTCTACTATTGACAGTCACTGGTGGCGCCGTCGTGCCGCTCGATGCCTTCTCCCGAAGGTGGCAGTGGGTTGAAATCATCAGTCCGGTGCGCTCATTGATGACGACGACGATTCCGGTCGTGTGGCTCATGTTGTTACTTCTAATGCTGGTTGCTTGGATGGTGAAAGGGGGAAAACGGATTGCTTGA
- a CDS encoding ABC transporter ATP-binding protein has protein sequence MEGVQKRYKRKSVLKDVSFQMNEGEIVGLVGENGAGKSTLLQILATAMEPTAGELRLDGKRYEDDFKQLRKIIGYVPQDISVWEEYTVEENMRFFERLSWKKRSPEECRKLCLDMQLTQWKEPVHSLSGGMKRKLNLAISLLHDPILLLLDEPTVGIDLKSKTEIGSYLLNLAKKEGKMILYTSHDMDEITNVCDRVYSIGDDPFYPTLLKERGIEVEQLT, from the coding sequence GTGGAAGGTGTCCAAAAACGGTATAAACGGAAAAGCGTATTGAAAGATGTTTCATTTCAAATGAATGAAGGGGAAATTGTCGGGCTAGTCGGAGAGAACGGTGCCGGAAAATCGACATTATTGCAAATTTTGGCAACGGCAATGGAACCTACCGCTGGCGAATTGCGTTTAGATGGTAAGCGGTATGAGGATGATTTCAAGCAATTACGTAAGATCATCGGTTATGTGCCCCAAGATATTTCTGTGTGGGAGGAGTATACGGTCGAAGAGAATATGCGTTTTTTCGAAAGGCTTTCATGGAAAAAGAGATCGCCGGAAGAATGCAGGAAACTTTGTCTCGATATGCAATTAACCCAGTGGAAGGAACCAGTCCATTCTCTATCTGGAGGGATGAAGCGCAAGCTCAATTTGGCGATCAGCTTATTGCATGACCCAATTCTTCTTTTATTGGATGAACCGACAGTCGGCATCGATTTGAAATCAAAAACGGAAATCGGCAGCTATTTGCTGAACCTTGCCAAAAAGGAAGGCAAAATGATTCTGTATACATCGCATGACATGGATGAAATTACGAATGTGTGCGACCGTGTCTATTCGATCGGTGACGATCCGTTTTATCCAACGTTGCTGAAGGAGCGGGGAATTGAAGTGGAACAGCTGACGTGA
- a CDS encoding YdcF family protein codes for MTIGIAAVLFGLGTWLLLGKWMTDGMEPLADGTLEYAIILGAKVNGETPSLTLRYRLEEALSYAEEYPDVKFILSGGQGPDEDIAEGEAMRRFLVERGVAEERLLLETESTSTYENVLYSKRLLPDDVEAVTIITSDFHLARARMIADSMDLETDALPAKTPKSVEAKHHIRERLALIKTVVVGK; via the coding sequence ATGACAATCGGTATTGCGGCAGTGCTGTTCGGCTTAGGAACTTGGCTGTTGTTGGGCAAGTGGATGACTGATGGAATGGAGCCGTTGGCGGATGGCACGTTGGAATATGCCATCATCCTCGGTGCTAAAGTCAATGGGGAGACGCCGTCACTCACTTTGCGCTATCGATTGGAAGAAGCGCTCTCCTACGCGGAAGAATATCCTGACGTGAAATTCATATTGTCAGGGGGCCAAGGTCCAGATGAAGATATTGCAGAAGGGGAAGCGATGCGAAGATTCCTGGTGGAAAGAGGTGTGGCGGAAGAACGACTGTTGCTTGAAACCGAGTCGACATCGACGTATGAAAACGTACTTTATTCAAAAAGACTCCTGCCGGATGATGTCGAAGCAGTCACAATCATCACAAGCGATTTTCATTTGGCGAGAGCAAGGATGATTGCGGATAGCATGGATCTCGAGACAGACGCATTGCCTGCGAAGACACCGAAGTCAGTGGAAGCGAAGCACCACATAAGGGAACGTCTCGCACTAATCAAGACAGTTGTTGTTGGGAAATGA
- a CDS encoding histidinol-phosphatase HisJ family protein, which translates to MFDYHMHSSFSGDCNVDMEEMVKGAIAKGLSEICFTEHIDYDYPDDSIEFDFDKRKYGERIDELRKRYNGKIHIKKGVEIGVQPHLLNRYDEMLKAESFDFIICSMHTVERKGLHYGDLFKGITVEDASLKYFNELLHCVKNFTNYSILGHVDLIKRYAPEVIDNDFHDVLREIFSVIIPAGKGIELNTSGVRYGLPNGLPSDDVLKLYKECGGEIITLGSDAHKPEDIAFDFKESLELLRSIGFDYIATFEGLKPTFHSIDTL; encoded by the coding sequence ATGTTTGATTACCATATGCATAGTTCATTTTCGGGAGATTGTAATGTTGATATGGAGGAGATGGTGAAAGGGGCAATTGCAAAAGGCCTTTCTGAAATCTGTTTCACGGAACATATCGATTATGATTATCCCGATGATTCGATTGAGTTTGATTTTGATAAAAGGAAATATGGTGAGCGGATTGATGAATTGCGCAAGCGGTATAATGGGAAGATCCACATCAAGAAGGGCGTCGAGATTGGTGTACAGCCGCATTTATTGAACCGCTATGATGAGATGCTGAAAGCGGAGTCGTTTGATTTCATCATTTGTTCGATGCATACTGTCGAGCGGAAAGGCTTGCATTATGGGGATCTTTTCAAGGGGATTACCGTAGAGGACGCTTCATTGAAGTATTTCAATGAATTGCTGCATTGCGTAAAAAACTTTACGAACTATTCCATTTTAGGACATGTTGATTTGATCAAACGGTATGCGCCGGAAGTCATCGATAATGATTTCCATGATGTGCTGCGTGAAATATTTAGCGTGATCATCCCTGCTGGAAAAGGGATCGAGTTGAATACGTCCGGTGTCCGTTATGGACTGCCGAACGGGTTGCCGAGTGATGATGTGTTGAAGCTGTATAAGGAATGCGGCGGGGAAATCATTACGCTTGGGTCTGATGCGCATAAGCCGGAAGACATCGCTTTCGATTTCAAGGAGTCGCTGGAGCTGTTGCGGTCGATCGGTTTTGATTATATTGCAACGTTTGAAGGATTGAAACCGACTTTCCATTCGATTGATACACTTTAA
- the hisZ gene encoding ATP phosphoribosyltransferase regulatory subunit: protein MNSGLKEAETYEQVINTLSNTFSTYGFQRITTPAFERYDLYCKVTSSVNRKEMVKVIDPSGEVLVLRPDVTIPITQELSHAHRELTSEHRFYYIQEVFRRASDPTEKTERTQAGIEYFCKRSPEVDAKTISLALETMKDLKFNDIKIEIGHTAFFHEMMSQLPLTELQSDQLKVCIQAKNSVEIGELLSNVDADDAIKHAITQIPHLYGKPEEVLKRAEEISTTSRMQETLSYIEEVCSRLKDLDEHLVLDFGLINRMDYYSGILFQGYVGRFGKPVLMGGRYDQLGHEFGADLPAIGFACEIESLVKASDNQKQKGDV, encoded by the coding sequence ATGAATTCCGGATTGAAAGAAGCAGAAACGTACGAGCAAGTGATCAATACGTTAAGCAATACATTTTCAACATATGGGTTCCAACGGATCACGACACCGGCTTTTGAACGATATGATCTTTATTGCAAAGTGACGAGTTCCGTTAACCGGAAAGAGATGGTGAAAGTGATCGATCCATCTGGAGAAGTTCTTGTCCTCAGACCCGATGTGACGATACCGATTACACAGGAATTGTCTCACGCTCACCGCGAGCTGACAAGTGAACACCGCTTTTATTATATACAGGAAGTGTTTCGGCGGGCATCCGACCCGACTGAGAAAACCGAGCGGACACAAGCAGGCATCGAATATTTTTGCAAACGGTCGCCAGAGGTGGATGCGAAAACAATTTCCTTGGCGCTAGAGACGATGAAGGATTTGAAGTTCAATGACATCAAAATTGAAATTGGGCATACCGCCTTCTTCCATGAAATGATGTCGCAGCTTCCATTAACAGAATTACAAAGCGATCAGTTGAAAGTATGTATACAGGCGAAGAACAGTGTTGAGATTGGTGAACTCCTGTCAAACGTTGATGCAGATGATGCAATCAAACATGCCATTACGCAAATTCCTCATCTTTATGGAAAACCGGAAGAAGTGTTGAAACGGGCGGAAGAGATCTCCACTACATCACGCATGCAAGAAACTCTTTCTTATATCGAAGAAGTTTGCAGCCGGTTAAAGGACCTTGACGAGCATCTCGTCCTCGATTTCGGGTTGATTAACCGAATGGACTACTACTCGGGCATCCTGTTTCAAGGATATGTCGGACGTTTTGGCAAACCGGTATTGATGGGCGGGCGGTATGATCAATTGGGCCACGAGTTCGGAGCTGACCTGCCCGCAATTGGATTTGCTTGTGAAATCGAATCATTAGTGAAGGCTTCCGATAATCAGAAGCAAAAGGGGGATGTCTGA
- the hisG gene encoding ATP phosphoribosyltransferase: MDCLTVAMAKGRIANQAIALLEEAGILFSDFTVKSRKLIFMDDSNSIKLIFVKAVDVPTYVEQGAADIGVIGKDVLLEDPKDVYELLDLVIGKCKLSVAGYPELELNELTQLTVASKYPKIAKLHFEQRGIRTNIIELNGSVELAPLIGLADCIVDIVETGTTLKENGLVVIEDVAEVSARLIVNKASYAIKTKQIQKFIADVKTGLEVYS, encoded by the coding sequence ATGGATTGTTTGACTGTTGCGATGGCAAAAGGAAGGATTGCGAATCAGGCGATTGCACTATTGGAGGAGGCGGGTATCCTATTCTCAGACTTTACCGTTAAAAGCAGAAAGCTCATCTTCATGGATGATTCGAACTCCATCAAACTGATTTTCGTGAAAGCGGTAGATGTGCCGACGTACGTAGAACAAGGTGCAGCGGATATCGGGGTGATTGGCAAAGATGTTCTGTTGGAAGATCCAAAGGACGTTTATGAACTGTTGGATCTCGTTATAGGGAAATGCAAATTATCCGTTGCGGGATATCCGGAACTGGAGCTCAACGAACTAACTCAGTTGACGGTTGCTTCCAAGTATCCGAAGATAGCAAAGCTCCATTTTGAACAGAGAGGAATCCGCACCAATATTATCGAACTGAATGGGTCAGTTGAATTGGCACCGCTTATTGGCTTGGCAGATTGTATTGTCGACATCGTTGAAACAGGCACAACATTAAAAGAGAATGGCTTAGTCGTAATTGAAGACGTTGCAGAAGTAAGTGCTAGATTGATTGTGAATAAAGCCAGCTATGCCATTAAGACAAAGCAGATCCAAAAATTCATTGCCGATGTCAAGACAGGGCTGGAGGTGTATTCATGA
- the hisD gene encoding histidinol dehydrogenase, with the protein MKIVTAEDYKVEIKRRNEQSMDLEFDRKVLSIINDVRMNGDAALHMYTERFDNVKLQNFIVADDEFDEAYTLVSENFIASLQKAKRRITDFHEEQKERSWFIRQEKGILLGQQVTPIERAGIYVPGGKAAYPSTVLMNVIPAKIAGVGYIAIATPPQPDGKVNPHVLVAARETGVDVVYKVGGAQAIAALAYGTESIRKVMKITGPGNAYVARAKKWVFGDVGIDMIAGPSEICVLADETANPAYVAADLLSQAEHDERAAAICVTTSERFAGNLVAEVEERLPEMDRVEIASRSINDFGRIIIVDSLTEAIEVVNEIAPEHLQVMVENPMAQLPFIRNVGAIFLGAYSPEALGDYMAGPNHTLPTSGTAAFSSPLGVYDFLKKSSIIHYSKDAFNEVADDIIVLAEAERLTGHAESIRLRKGERNEKREN; encoded by the coding sequence ATGAAAATCGTCACTGCAGAAGACTATAAGGTAGAAATCAAGAGACGGAACGAGCAGTCCATGGATCTGGAGTTTGACCGGAAAGTGTTATCGATTATCAACGATGTCCGTATGAACGGGGATGCGGCTTTACATATGTATACTGAACGGTTCGACAACGTGAAGTTGCAGAATTTCATTGTCGCAGATGATGAATTCGATGAAGCCTATACGCTCGTTTCGGAAAACTTCATCGCCTCTCTCCAGAAAGCGAAGCGGAGAATTACCGACTTTCATGAAGAGCAGAAGGAACGTTCCTGGTTCATCCGGCAAGAGAAAGGAATTTTGCTTGGCCAACAAGTGACTCCAATTGAACGGGCCGGCATTTACGTTCCTGGCGGGAAGGCAGCTTACCCATCAACTGTCCTGATGAATGTCATCCCCGCAAAAATCGCAGGGGTCGGCTATATTGCCATTGCGACTCCACCGCAACCTGACGGGAAAGTGAACCCGCATGTCTTGGTAGCTGCGAGGGAAACAGGCGTGGACGTCGTCTACAAAGTGGGAGGCGCACAAGCGATTGCAGCATTGGCTTACGGCACTGAATCGATCCGGAAGGTGATGAAAATTACCGGGCCAGGCAATGCATACGTTGCAAGGGCGAAAAAATGGGTATTCGGTGATGTTGGAATTGACATGATTGCGGGTCCAAGTGAAATCTGCGTGTTGGCGGATGAAACCGCAAACCCTGCATATGTTGCGGCAGATCTATTGTCCCAGGCGGAGCATGACGAGCGGGCGGCTGCCATTTGTGTGACAACTAGCGAACGGTTTGCAGGAAATTTGGTGGCGGAAGTCGAAGAGCGGCTTCCCGAAATGGACCGAGTGGAAATTGCGAGCCGCTCCATAAACGATTTCGGTCGCATCATCATCGTTGATTCGCTAACGGAAGCGATTGAAGTAGTGAACGAAATCGCACCGGAGCATCTGCAAGTGATGGTGGAAAATCCGATGGCGCAGTTGCCATTCATCCGGAACGTGGGTGCCATATTCCTCGGGGCTTATTCACCGGAAGCATTGGGCGATTATATGGCAGGACCGAACCATACATTGCCGACTAGCGGAACAGCCGCTTTCTCGTCTCCGTTAGGTGTTTACGATTTTCTTAAAAAGTCGAGCATCATCCATTATTCAAAGGACGCATTCAATGAAGTGGCAGATGACATTATAGTTTTGGCGGAAGCGGAGCGGTTGACGGGCCATGCCGAGTCGATCCGGCTGCGGAAAGGGGAGCGCAATGAGAAGCGGGAAAATTAG
- the hisB gene encoding imidazoleglycerol-phosphate dehydratase HisB, producing the protein MRSGKISRSTAETAIELEFAIDGTGKTDIRTGVGFLDHMLTLFANHGRFDLTVDCDGDLAVDQHHTVEDIGIVLGQAFNLSIGKKEGIERYSTVSTPMDEALSTVSLDISGRSFLVYNVEGLKDKVGDFDTELVEEFFLAFTRHASVTLHINLHYGKNSHHIIESIFKSFGRALRIASSINPEIEGVPSTKGIL; encoded by the coding sequence ATGAGAAGCGGGAAAATTAGTAGAAGCACTGCAGAAACGGCAATTGAACTTGAATTTGCTATTGATGGAACAGGGAAAACGGATATTCGGACGGGTGTCGGATTTCTTGACCATATGTTGACGCTGTTCGCGAACCATGGAAGATTCGATTTGACGGTTGATTGTGATGGAGATCTCGCCGTCGACCAACACCATACGGTTGAAGATATCGGCATCGTGCTTGGCCAGGCGTTCAATCTCAGCATTGGAAAGAAGGAAGGCATTGAACGGTATTCGACTGTGTCGACACCGATGGATGAAGCCTTATCCACAGTATCACTCGACATAAGCGGACGCTCCTTCCTCGTTTATAATGTCGAAGGATTGAAAGACAAAGTAGGGGATTTTGATACCGAGCTTGTGGAAGAGTTTTTCCTCGCTTTCACCCGGCATGCAAGTGTGACGTTGCATATCAATTTACACTACGGGAAAAACAGCCACCATATCATCGAATCCATTTTCAAAAGTTTTGGAAGGGCTTTGCGCATCGCGAGTTCAATAAACCCTGAAATTGAAGGGGTTCCATCGACAAAGGGGATTTTATAA
- the hisA gene encoding 1-(5-phosphoribosyl)-5-[(5-phosphoribosylamino)methylideneamino]imidazole-4-carboxamide isomerase → MILFPAIDIRGGKCVRLIQGDYAQETVYHESPSEVAKEWERQGAEYIHVVDLDGAKTGDSLNAEAIREIVKAVNIPVQVGGGIRSMETIDSLIVSGISRVIIGTAAIQNPQFVEEAVAKYAEKIAVSIDARNGLVATDGWTETTDVKAVKLLRWLEGVGVKTVVYTDIMKDGMLQGPNFDELYVVSKASDMDIIASGGVSTNLDIDKLKMMNLYGAIIGKALYEGNLSLATVLGGQR, encoded by the coding sequence ATGATTTTATTTCCGGCAATCGATATTAGAGGAGGCAAATGCGTCCGTCTTATACAAGGCGACTATGCCCAGGAGACCGTCTATCATGAATCACCATCGGAAGTGGCGAAGGAATGGGAAAGGCAAGGCGCCGAGTACATACACGTCGTCGATTTGGACGGCGCGAAAACCGGTGATTCATTAAATGCTGAAGCAATAAGGGAAATCGTGAAGGCTGTGAATATCCCTGTACAAGTCGGTGGAGGAATCCGGTCGATGGAAACGATCGATTCGCTAATCGTAAGCGGCATCAGTAGGGTCATTATCGGGACGGCTGCCATTCAAAACCCACAGTTTGTTGAAGAAGCGGTCGCCAAATATGCCGAAAAAATCGCAGTGTCGATCGACGCACGAAATGGACTCGTCGCGACGGACGGTTGGACGGAAACGACTGATGTTAAAGCGGTCAAATTGTTGCGATGGCTGGAAGGTGTAGGCGTCAAAACGGTCGTGTATACCGACATCATGAAAGACGGCATGCTGCAAGGCCCGAATTTCGATGAATTATATGTGGTGAGCAAAGCATCCGATATGGACATCATCGCTTCCGGCGGTGTATCGACCAATCTTGACATCGACAAGCTGAAAATGATGAATCTGTATGGCGCCATTATCGGAAAAGCACTGTATGAAGGGAATCTATCTTTGGCAACAGTATTGGGGGGACAGAGATGA
- the hisF gene encoding imidazole glycerol phosphate synthase subunit HisF, giving the protein MKKRIIACMDVDNRKVVKGKKFLDVQEVADPLTLAKKYVADGADELVFYDISASTKNREMFLDLIAEIAKEVPIPFIVGGGIRTIEDIGKIFSVGGDKVSINSAALLNPELIRQAAEKFGSERIILSMDVKKTGPGKWSVFAKGGMEETGLDAIEWAVKGEQLGAGELVVNSIDEDGVKNGYDIELYRAMASAVGIPVVASGGAGKSEHFVEVLTEGKASAALAASVFHFEEIHIGELKMYLDEQKQVVGNES; this is encoded by the coding sequence ATGAAGAAACGAATCATAGCTTGCATGGACGTCGATAATCGGAAAGTCGTGAAAGGGAAGAAGTTCCTCGATGTTCAGGAAGTTGCAGATCCGCTGACGCTTGCGAAAAAATATGTAGCGGACGGTGCGGATGAACTCGTCTTTTATGATATATCTGCCTCTACGAAAAACAGGGAAATGTTCCTCGATTTGATTGCAGAGATTGCGAAAGAGGTACCGATTCCTTTCATCGTGGGGGGAGGCATCCGGACAATCGAAGACATCGGGAAGATTTTTAGTGTCGGCGGGGATAAAGTGTCCATTAATAGTGCCGCTTTGCTGAATCCAGAGTTGATCCGACAAGCTGCGGAGAAATTCGGTTCCGAACGGATTATCCTGTCAATGGACGTTAAGAAGACCGGTCCCGGAAAATGGTCTGTCTTTGCAAAAGGCGGTATGGAAGAGACCGGGCTAGATGCAATCGAGTGGGCAGTGAAGGGTGAGCAACTTGGAGCAGGTGAACTCGTCGTCAACAGCATCGATGAAGACGGCGTGAAGAATGGCTATGATATAGAGCTCTACAGAGCGATGGCATCCGCGGTCGGCATTCCGGTTGTTGCAAGCGGTGGAGCAGGCAAGTCTGAGCATTTCGTGGAAGTGTTGACGGAAGGGAAGGCGAGCGCCGCACTTGCCGCATCGGTCTTCCACTTCGAAGAAATCCATATTGGAGAATTGAAGATGTATTTGGACGAACAAAAACAAGTTGTTGGGAATGAATCATGA
- the hisIE gene encoding bifunctional phosphoribosyl-AMP cyclohydrolase/phosphoribosyl-ATP diphosphatase HisIE: MMMNIDIGALIYDQNGLIPAIVQDERTGEVLLLAYMNRESIQKTLETKETWFYSRSRQELWNKGATSGNRQIIKRISVDCDQDAILIQVEPAGPACHTGETTCFHSIGFEENSSVRGIVHEIVNEIKERRANPIEGSYTSYLFREGVDKVLKKIGEESTEVVIGAKNRNKDELTNELADLTYHTLVLMELLDVSVEDVKGILKERRT; the protein is encoded by the coding sequence ATCATGATGAATATCGATATAGGTGCACTTATATATGATCAGAACGGTTTGATTCCCGCTATCGTACAGGATGAGCGGACAGGGGAAGTGCTCTTGCTCGCTTATATGAATCGGGAATCCATTCAAAAGACGCTTGAAACGAAAGAGACTTGGTTTTATAGCCGTTCGAGGCAGGAGCTTTGGAATAAAGGCGCGACTTCCGGCAATCGCCAAATTATCAAACGGATTTCCGTCGACTGCGATCAGGATGCGATCCTCATCCAAGTGGAGCCGGCCGGGCCCGCTTGCCATACGGGTGAAACGACTTGCTTTCATTCTATCGGCTTTGAAGAGAATAGCTCCGTACGCGGCATCGTCCATGAAATTGTGAACGAAATCAAAGAACGACGAGCGAACCCGATTGAAGGCTCCTACACATCGTATCTGTTCCGCGAAGGAGTGGATAAAGTATTGAAGAAGATTGGGGAAGAATCAACTGAAGTCGTCATCGGGGCGAAAAATCGGAATAAGGATGAATTGACGAATGAACTTGCCGATTTGACGTATCACACGCTTGTCCTCATGGAATTGCTCGATGTGTCAGTCGAAGACGTGAAAGGGATCCTTAAGGAAAGAAGGACTTAG